The Dethiosulfovibrio peptidovorans DSM 11002 genome has a window encoding:
- a CDS encoding phosphate ABC transporter substrate-binding protein, whose product MKKSAIALALAATLSLVGSAFAGDLVIKGSTTVLPIAQSAAEKFMESNSDVAITVSGGGSGNGIKAIIDGTTDVANASRFIKNKEVKAAVENGTYPVPFAVAMDALIPVVHPSNQIKDLSIEQLKKIYKGEITNWKEVGGSDARIAVVGRDTSSGTYEVWESKIMNKDRVTQRALVVASNGAMVQTVAKNKLAIGYIGLGYLDKSVNALTVGGVEGTVKSVLDGDYPVSRYLYMFTKGWPTGDTLKFINFVLSDAGQEIVGNTGYIPLR is encoded by the coding sequence ATGAAAAAATCGGCTATCGCACTGGCACTGGCGGCAACTCTGTCTCTGGTCGGATCGGCTTTCGCCGGCGACCTGGTAATCAAGGGCTCCACCACCGTCCTTCCCATAGCTCAATCCGCGGCGGAGAAGTTCATGGAGAGCAATTCGGACGTGGCAATAACCGTGTCCGGCGGAGGAAGCGGAAACGGCATCAAGGCAATAATCGACGGAACCACCGACGTGGCCAACGCATCTCGATTCATCAAGAACAAAGAGGTCAAGGCAGCGGTGGAAAACGGCACCTACCCCGTACCCTTCGCAGTAGCCATGGACGCTCTGATACCGGTGGTGCACCCTTCCAACCAGATCAAAGACCTCTCCATCGAGCAGCTCAAGAAGATCTATAAAGGCGAGATAACCAACTGGAAGGAAGTCGGAGGATCCGACGCCAGGATCGCAGTTGTGGGACGTGACACCAGCTCGGGCACCTACGAGGTCTGGGAAAGCAAGATCATGAACAAAGACAGGGTGACCCAGAGAGCCCTTGTGGTGGCCTCCAACGGAGCCATGGTTCAGACCGTCGCAAAGAATAAACTGGCCATAGGCTACATCGGCCTCGGATACCTGGACAAGTCGGTCAACGCCCTGACCGTCGGAGGGGTCGAGGGAACGGTCAAGTCCGTCCTGGACGGAGATTACCCCGTCTCCCGCTACCTCTACATGTTCACCAAGGGATGGCCCACCGGCGACACCCTCAAATTCATCAACTTCGTCCTCAGCGACGCCGGACAGGAGATCGTAGGCAACACCGGCTACATCCCCCTTCGCTGA
- the pstC gene encoding phosphate ABC transporter permease subunit PstC, whose translation MDERIPGWLITLTASVSLFIMVFLIYFLLQEGIPTLREVSLKELLLGFDWYPTEEPPALGMAPLIVGSMTVTLLSAVMAVPFSFLIAIFLSEVAPSWFREILKPALELLGFLPSIVLGFLGMVVLAPWLQERFDLLSGLNLFNASLLMGAMIVPIVASLAEESLQAVPRELRDACYALGATRWETIRKVVLPAALPGLLSASLLGIMRGLGETMVVLMAAGGAALVPISIFDPVRPLTSAIAAEMGETPVGSAHYHALFFAGLLLLTMTLGINLISMWIEKKGKERWMA comes from the coding sequence ATGGACGAAAGAATTCCAGGGTGGCTGATCACCCTTACGGCTAGCGTAAGCCTTTTCATAATGGTCTTCCTGATCTACTTCCTCCTTCAGGAAGGAATACCCACATTGAGAGAGGTCTCCCTCAAGGAACTCCTGCTGGGCTTCGATTGGTACCCCACAGAGGAACCTCCGGCTCTGGGGATGGCGCCTCTGATCGTAGGATCCATGACCGTGACGCTGCTGTCCGCCGTCATGGCAGTCCCCTTCAGTTTCCTCATAGCCATATTCCTGTCCGAGGTGGCTCCGTCCTGGTTCAGGGAAATACTCAAACCGGCACTGGAGCTTCTGGGCTTCCTGCCGTCCATAGTCCTGGGATTCCTGGGCATGGTGGTACTGGCCCCATGGCTTCAAGAGAGATTCGACCTCCTCTCGGGACTGAATCTGTTCAACGCATCTCTGCTCATGGGAGCCATGATAGTTCCCATAGTGGCCTCACTGGCGGAGGAAAGCCTTCAGGCGGTGCCTAGAGAGCTGCGAGACGCCTGCTACGCCCTGGGAGCCACCAGATGGGAGACAATCCGAAAGGTAGTCCTGCCCGCCGCCCTTCCGGGGCTTCTCAGTGCATCGCTGCTCGGGATAATGAGAGGTCTGGGAGAGACCATGGTGGTGCTGATGGCGGCAGGGGGGGCCGCATTGGTTCCCATATCGATATTCGATCCGGTAAGGCCTCTGACCTCGGCCATAGCGGCGGAGATGGGAGAGACCCCGGTAGGTTCCGCCCATTACCACGCCCTGTTCTTCGCCGGACTTCTGCTATTGACCATGACCCTTGGGATCAACCTGATCTCCATGTGGATAGAGAAAAAGGGAAAGGAGCGCTGGATGGCATGA
- the pstA gene encoding phosphate ABC transporter permease PstA: MSRKLVDRGASILLWTSAALLVLGLLSILAYLMANGAESMSWEFVTRPPRDNMTKGGISTPIIGTLQLVIVSMVFAIPVGVATGIFFAEYATEGPFTTALRLCVRCLAGVPSVVYGLFGLSLFVVFLNFGSSLLSAGLTLACLSLPLIVTASETALLAVPQDFRLASYALGANKWQTVRKVVLPAALPTILTGAILSVGRVAGETAPIIFTGAAFFTPKVATSLFDEVMALPYHIMVLATAGTHIEQTRPIQYGTVLVLILLVMGVSSLGIILRARLRRNRR; this comes from the coding sequence ATGAGCAGAAAACTGGTGGACAGAGGAGCATCCATACTGCTCTGGACCTCGGCGGCCCTTCTGGTGCTGGGGCTGCTGTCCATACTGGCCTACCTGATGGCCAACGGGGCGGAATCCATGAGCTGGGAGTTCGTCACCAGACCTCCCAGGGACAACATGACCAAGGGCGGCATAAGCACCCCCATAATAGGAACGCTCCAACTGGTGATCGTCTCCATGGTCTTCGCCATTCCCGTCGGAGTCGCCACCGGGATCTTCTTCGCCGAATACGCCACGGAGGGGCCGTTCACCACGGCGCTCAGGCTCTGCGTTCGATGCCTGGCCGGGGTGCCCTCGGTGGTATACGGTCTGTTCGGCCTCTCTCTGTTCGTGGTTTTTCTGAACTTCGGATCGTCCCTCCTATCGGCGGGGCTTACACTGGCCTGTCTGTCGTTACCCCTCATAGTAACGGCGTCGGAGACCGCTCTCCTGGCTGTGCCTCAGGACTTCAGACTGGCCTCTTACGCCCTTGGCGCCAATAAATGGCAGACAGTTCGGAAGGTGGTGCTCCCGGCGGCCCTTCCCACCATATTGACCGGAGCGATACTCAGCGTAGGAAGGGTGGCGGGGGAGACGGCACCGATAATCTTCACCGGAGCGGCGTTCTTCACCCCAAAGGTGGCTACGAGCCTCTTCGACGAGGTAATGGCGCTCCCCTATCACATAATGGTCCTTGCAACCGCCGGGACCCACATAGAGCAGACCAGGCCCATACAGTACGGCACCGTGCTGGTGCTGATTCTCCTGGTCATGGGAGTAAGCTCCCTGGGGATAATTCTCAGGGCCCGGCTACGCCGGAACAGACGATAA
- the pstB gene encoding phosphate ABC transporter ATP-binding protein PstB — MTGRDTAIEIKNLNLHYGTAHTLKDISMSINANSVTAFIGPSGCGKSTFLRCLNRMNDFIPSASIKGTVLVDGEDIYSQGTDVIELRKKVGMVFQKPNPFPMSIYDNIAFGPRIHGIKDRDRLDGIVESSLRGAALWDEVKEKLHSPANGLSGGQQQRLCIARTIATEPEVVLMDEPTSALDPMATARIEELCRQLRERYTVVIVTHNMQQAARISDDTAFFLMGDLVEYGPTEKIFTSPEDRKTGDYITGRFG; from the coding sequence ATGACCGGAAGGGATACCGCGATAGAGATAAAAAATCTGAACCTGCACTACGGAACGGCTCACACGTTGAAGGATATATCCATGTCCATAAACGCAAACTCCGTGACCGCCTTCATAGGCCCCTCGGGATGCGGAAAGAGCACCTTCCTGCGGTGCCTTAACAGGATGAACGACTTCATCCCCAGCGCATCGATCAAGGGAACCGTGCTGGTCGACGGAGAGGACATCTACTCGCAGGGAACGGACGTTATAGAGCTACGGAAAAAAGTGGGAATGGTCTTTCAGAAACCCAACCCATTTCCCATGTCCATATACGACAACATCGCCTTCGGTCCCAGGATCCACGGCATAAAGGACCGGGACCGCCTGGACGGCATAGTGGAGTCGAGCCTGAGAGGGGCGGCCCTGTGGGACGAGGTGAAGGAGAAGCTCCACTCCCCGGCCAACGGCCTGTCCGGAGGACAGCAGCAAAGGTTATGCATAGCCAGAACCATAGCCACCGAGCCGGAGGTGGTCCTTATGGACGAGCCGACCTCGGCCCTGGACCCTATGGCTACGGCCCGCATAGAGGAACTCTGCCGACAGCTCAGGGAAAGATACACCGTGGTAATAGTAACCCACAACATGCAGCAAGCGGCCAGAATATCGGACGACACGGCCTTCTTCCTGATGGGCGACCTGGTGGAATACGGCCCTACGGAGAAGATCTTCACCTCGCCGGAGGACAGGAAAACCGGCGATTACATAACTGGACGGTTCGGCTAG
- the phoU gene encoding phosphate signaling complex protein PhoU, producing the protein MMNIDSRSHIEEELGNLKRETLYLAALARESLNRAVWALKERDRDAALEVVRKDDEMDDLTRSIDQRCLQFLARFQPMGEDLRTVLSIMHMAVDMERIGDYGDNVARVALELSNQLPIKPLIDIPRMSQLFSRMLDQCMEAFDRCDVEKAKAIFPMDDDMDDLESQILRELLFLMMARPERIEQASQLLTVARTLERAGDRVTNIAERVVYICTGDTVRSSRYRRPKPGSEIVDEDGETLR; encoded by the coding sequence ATGATGAACATAGACTCTAGAAGCCACATAGAGGAGGAGCTCGGGAACCTCAAGAGGGAGACCCTATACCTGGCGGCCCTTGCGAGGGAATCGCTCAACAGGGCCGTGTGGGCCCTCAAGGAAAGGGATCGGGACGCGGCGTTGGAGGTCGTCCGAAAAGACGACGAGATGGACGACCTGACCAGATCCATAGACCAGAGATGTCTCCAGTTCCTGGCCCGCTTCCAACCCATGGGAGAGGATCTAAGGACGGTGCTGTCCATAATGCACATGGCGGTAGACATGGAGAGGATAGGCGACTACGGCGACAACGTGGCCAGGGTAGCCTTGGAACTATCGAATCAGCTTCCCATAAAGCCTCTCATAGATATACCCAGGATGTCCCAACTGTTCTCTCGGATGCTGGACCAGTGTATGGAGGCCTTCGACCGGTGCGACGTAGAGAAGGCCAAAGCGATCTTCCCCATGGACGACGACATGGACGATCTGGAGAGTCAGATACTCAGGGAGCTGCTCTTCCTCATGATGGCCCGTCCGGAACGGATAGAACAGGCCTCCCAGCTGTTGACCGTGGCCAGGACCCTAGAGAGAGCGGGAGACAGGGTTACCAACATAGCCGAGAGGGTGGTCTACATCTGCACCGGCGATACCGTGAGATCAAGCCGCTACAGACGTCCCAAACCGGGAAGCGAGATCGTAGACGAAGACGGGGAAACACTGCGATAA
- a CDS encoding response regulator, with product MSLQGKRILLVEDESSIVDVVSQALKRHGFDVMTADNGDDALDMLYPVLPDLVLLDLMLPGMDGWEVCRRIRSSPESRALPIIMMTARRDERDLVQGLELGADDYIRKPFSLVELMARVKSLIRRTQLVQTKPTVSVGDLEIDLEGQIAKFKGEEINLSLTEYRLLRTLAERPGQVVPRERLLSLIWGVYGGDTRTVDVHISRLRKKLAQAGGDSAPTITALRGRGYRIIVEESDEKPEG from the coding sequence GTGAGCTTACAGGGCAAGAGAATTTTATTGGTGGAGGATGAATCCTCCATAGTGGACGTCGTGTCTCAGGCTCTGAAGAGACACGGCTTCGACGTCATGACCGCCGACAACGGAGACGACGCCCTGGACATGCTGTATCCCGTGCTGCCCGATCTGGTTCTTCTGGACCTGATGCTCCCCGGCATGGACGGCTGGGAGGTCTGTCGACGGATAAGATCCTCTCCGGAGAGTCGGGCTCTTCCCATAATAATGATGACGGCCAGAAGAGACGAGCGGGATCTGGTACAGGGGCTAGAACTGGGCGCCGACGACTACATCCGGAAGCCCTTCTCCCTGGTGGAACTGATGGCCCGGGTGAAATCCCTGATAAGACGCACCCAGCTCGTCCAGACCAAACCGACCGTATCGGTAGGCGACCTGGAGATAGACCTGGAGGGCCAGATAGCCAAGTTCAAGGGAGAGGAGATCAACCTGAGCCTGACCGAATACAGGCTGCTCCGAACCCTGGCTGAGAGGCCGGGACAGGTTGTCCCGAGGGAGAGACTTCTCTCTTTGATATGGGGGGTCTACGGGGGCGACACCAGGACCGTAGACGTCCACATATCAAGGCTGAGGAAGAAACTGGCTCAGGCCGGAGGAGACTCGGCTCCTACCATAACGGCCCTCAGAGGCCGAGGATACAGGATAATCGTGGAGGAATCGGATGAAAAGCCTGAAGGGTAA
- a CDS encoding sensor histidine kinase, which yields MKSLKGKTLLAAAAAVLLTFFGSWLLMSRIVEDHIADEAVRELSRQAGLVARLVEESDGSLDLEELAQELECRISLIDENGTVLRDTEASVERLDNHGNRPEIKRAFSSGAGSEIRYSRSLDSTMVYSARALSIDGNLHVVRLAYRLSALDQAAAEGRKRLFGLSILAALAVLALAQFMIRRFFRPLERIVAAADDIATGRESRFPIMADRELQSLSRALDDMSQQLHEAMEELRHERGDLETLIASMPVGLILLDRKKSIRMINHCARELLDLKTGVLLPGSLHPLIDRVAESGQADPITLDLPERGLFLTVSAESIETGILLVFHDMTEEHRLDLARRNFIADASHEFQTPLTSIGVTAEFLMDEEDVDTRKRYLNSILEQQRRLTSLVDDMLLLSRLEAEPPKEKREPFDLAKVLSEVISEHRSHPMASKVEITLEAPEKAPMVGRRDELYRALGNLIGNGVKYVRRRFENEPGGKIAVELKEDGDLWTVTVSDNGVGIKESLASSIFERFQKGDPSRSRKSWGQGGYGLGLAIAKRIVEGHDGRIDLTRFVDGATFEVSLPKCR from the coding sequence ATGAAAAGCCTGAAGGGTAAGACCCTGCTGGCCGCAGCGGCCGCGGTATTGCTGACCTTTTTCGGATCCTGGCTGCTGATGAGCCGGATAGTGGAAGATCACATCGCCGACGAGGCGGTTCGAGAGCTGTCCCGACAGGCGGGGCTCGTGGCCCGTCTGGTTGAGGAAAGCGACGGCTCTCTCGATCTCGAAGAGCTGGCCCAAGAGTTGGAATGCAGAATCAGTCTGATAGACGAAAACGGCACGGTGCTTCGGGACACGGAGGCATCGGTCGAGAGATTGGACAACCACGGCAACAGACCGGAGATAAAGAGGGCCTTCTCATCAGGAGCGGGATCGGAGATAAGATACAGCAGGAGTCTGGACTCCACCATGGTCTACTCCGCCAGGGCCCTGTCGATAGACGGGAACTTACATGTGGTGCGGCTGGCCTACAGGCTGTCCGCCTTGGACCAGGCCGCGGCGGAAGGGCGCAAAAGGCTGTTTGGGCTATCCATACTGGCGGCCCTGGCCGTTTTGGCCCTGGCCCAGTTCATGATAAGGCGATTCTTCAGACCTCTGGAGAGGATAGTCGCGGCGGCGGACGACATAGCGACAGGGAGGGAATCCCGGTTCCCCATAATGGCCGACAGGGAACTTCAAAGCCTGTCGAGAGCCCTGGACGACATGTCCCAGCAGCTCCATGAAGCCATGGAGGAATTGCGTCATGAAAGAGGCGATCTGGAGACCCTGATAGCATCCATGCCGGTGGGACTGATACTTCTGGACAGAAAAAAGTCCATAAGGATGATAAACCACTGCGCCAGAGAGCTGTTGGACCTGAAGACCGGCGTACTCCTTCCCGGCAGCCTCCACCCTCTGATAGACCGGGTGGCCGAGTCTGGACAAGCCGATCCAATCACTCTGGACCTGCCGGAGAGGGGACTGTTCCTTACCGTTTCTGCCGAATCGATAGAGACGGGCATACTGCTGGTCTTTCATGACATGACGGAAGAGCACAGGCTGGACCTGGCAAGACGTAATTTCATAGCAGATGCAAGCCACGAGTTCCAGACCCCTCTGACCTCCATAGGGGTCACAGCGGAGTTCCTCATGGACGAGGAGGACGTCGACACCAGAAAACGATACCTCAACTCCATTCTGGAACAACAGAGACGGCTGACCTCCCTTGTGGACGATATGCTGTTACTCTCCAGGCTGGAAGCCGAGCCTCCCAAGGAAAAAAGAGAGCCCTTCGACCTGGCAAAAGTCCTGTCAGAGGTGATATCGGAACACCGATCCCACCCGATGGCCTCAAAGGTAGAGATAACTCTGGAAGCCCCCGAAAAGGCCCCCATGGTGGGACGAAGAGACGAGCTCTACCGGGCCCTGGGCAACCTAATAGGCAACGGTGTGAAATACGTCAGAAGACGCTTCGAAAACGAACCGGGCGGAAAGATAGCCGTGGAACTGAAAGAGGACGGAGACCTCTGGACGGTCACGGTGTCCGACAACGGAGTGGGTATAAAGGAAAGCCTGGCCTCCTCCATCTTCGAACGGTTCCAGAAAGGGGATCCCTCCAGAAGCAGAAAGAGCTGGGGACAGGGAGGATACGGCCTTGGACTGGCCATAGCCAAGAGGATAGTGGAGGGACACGACGGCAGAATCGATCTGACCAGATTCGTGGACGGAGCCACCTTCGAGGTAAGTCTCCCGAAATGCCGGTAA
- a CDS encoding MBL fold metallo-hydrolase, with translation MSSFDTSVLYEDGNHRYLHLGWEEKEEKSIVQTNQYMIIHNGEVVLMDPGGAHVFPRVLANVAEIVDIGSVSQIFYSHQDPDVSSGITLWLSIAEKAKAHISGLWTRFLPHFGIYETSRIVAIPDRGGDLTLKDGTKLPCIPAHFLHSTGQFSLYDPTSRILFSGDIGAAVFPEGKRYPAVENFDDHLRYMEGFHKRYMASNSACRRWVDAVSKLKIDAIAPQHGAVIKGDDVDRFLNWFGNLKCGVDIMDQLFR, from the coding sequence ATGAGCTCTTTCGACACGTCCGTACTCTACGAAGATGGTAACCACCGATACCTCCACCTAGGTTGGGAGGAAAAGGAAGAGAAAAGCATCGTCCAGACCAACCAGTACATGATAATCCATAATGGCGAGGTCGTTCTCATGGACCCCGGCGGAGCCCACGTGTTTCCCAGGGTATTGGCCAACGTTGCAGAGATAGTGGACATCGGTTCGGTCAGCCAGATATTCTACTCCCATCAGGATCCCGACGTATCCTCAGGAATAACCCTGTGGCTATCCATAGCGGAAAAGGCCAAGGCACATATATCGGGACTCTGGACAAGGTTCCTTCCCCACTTCGGCATCTACGAGACAAGCAGGATAGTAGCCATACCGGACAGAGGAGGCGACCTCACATTGAAGGACGGTACGAAGCTTCCCTGCATCCCCGCCCACTTCCTTCACTCCACCGGCCAGTTCTCCCTCTACGACCCCACATCGAGGATACTCTTCTCCGGAGACATCGGAGCGGCGGTATTCCCCGAGGGAAAGAGATATCCCGCCGTGGAGAACTTCGACGACCACCTCAGGTACATGGAGGGTTTTCACAAACGCTATATGGCCTCCAACTCGGCCTGCCGCCGCTGGGTCGACGCGGTTTCCAAACTGAAGATTGACGCCATAGCCCCTCAGCACGGAGCGGTCATAAAGGGCGACGACGTGGACAGATTCCTGAACTGGTTCGGGAACCTGAAATGCGGCGTCGACATCATGGATCAGCTCTTCCGATAG
- a CDS encoding methyl-accepting chemotaxis protein, which produces MNKRERDLIARLSSAYFGNTLMNSFMDQLDEALVRRVNNVQGELSDISDDFQKLDTMLADTVEEFQKSSTHARKNVESIGKMNQELEEELHRSGTDIENMSSDVNKTVETTYETLNGFLEVEKISEDITRIAKQTNLLALNASIEAARAGEHGRGFSVVAEEVQKLSVQTKEASDKITDRVSEISGSVKDAMDNVRRVSEMFDVVRNSLSSFMSFLEENRSFMDDITVMLDGSGEKMSEGSREIAHSVGVMKEAIDRFDAMASIISSIVRAQKNLQDLRL; this is translated from the coding sequence ATGAACAAAAGGGAAAGAGATCTGATAGCCAGACTGTCGTCGGCCTACTTCGGCAACACCCTGATGAACTCCTTCATGGACCAGCTGGACGAGGCCTTGGTAAGACGGGTCAACAACGTCCAGGGGGAGCTATCGGATATCTCCGACGACTTCCAGAAGCTCGATACCATGCTGGCCGACACAGTGGAGGAATTTCAGAAAAGCAGCACCCACGCCAGGAAGAACGTCGAGTCGATAGGCAAGATGAACCAGGAACTGGAGGAAGAACTTCACCGTTCCGGCACGGACATAGAGAACATGAGCTCCGACGTGAACAAGACGGTTGAGACCACCTACGAGACCCTGAACGGCTTCCTGGAGGTGGAGAAAATCTCCGAGGATATCACCAGGATAGCGAAACAGACCAATTTGCTGGCCCTCAACGCCTCCATAGAGGCGGCCAGAGCGGGAGAACACGGCAGGGGATTCAGCGTTGTCGCAGAGGAGGTCCAGAAGCTGTCGGTCCAGACCAAGGAGGCGTCGGACAAGATAACCGACAGGGTCTCCGAGATCTCCGGATCGGTCAAGGACGCCATGGACAACGTACGCCGGGTAAGCGAGATGTTCGACGTGGTGAGAAACTCCCTGTCCAGCTTTATGTCCTTCCTGGAGGAAAACAGGTCCTTCATGGACGACATCACGGTGATGCTGGACGGATCGGGAGAGAAGATGTCCGAAGGATCCAGAGAGATAGCCCACTCCGTGGGAGTCATGAAAGAGGCCATAGACCGCTTCGACGCCATGGCGTCCATAATATCCTCCATAGTCAGGGCCCAGAAGAACCTTCAGGACCTTCGCCTTTGA
- a CDS encoding CdaR family transcriptional regulator, which yields MLEPIAQELAKSISEVIGYDVLITDVKGVIIGCSDPDRGFGTLNESSRIAAETGRGSVDTEEVSHRLKGTRPGVTYPMVGPDGRVIGTVAITGDPEKVTPFALVVKRQAELYLRERIMQREVMERERNLQALVSDVFLLNSKVSDPELLLNRAEHFGYDRSSEYVALSVETVRLRDSAGAGVYRDPVLARLRDAMGGPRSLMAAMKMDLYVVFLPLSGKLGADLSERIGEIWNGVRKSLSSMGIEAAVGIGSGAMGIEELARSCKEARLALRIGRKVAPGVRFYPIKGYRVEELLFFSPRSLTESMSERELSPLEGRGDTEELRDTLTAWCESGFNVAEASRSLHLHRSTVNYRLEKLASIFHVDVRDFREMSRLYWAISLDKLIGQRRRS from the coding sequence TTGCTGGAACCTATAGCTCAGGAGCTTGCCAAGTCCATATCGGAGGTAATAGGTTACGATGTCCTTATCACCGACGTTAAAGGGGTGATAATCGGTTGCAGCGATCCCGACAGAGGGTTCGGAACCCTGAACGAGTCGTCCAGGATAGCCGCCGAGACAGGAAGGGGAAGCGTGGATACCGAGGAGGTCTCCCATAGGCTCAAAGGGACCAGGCCGGGGGTTACCTATCCCATGGTAGGGCCCGACGGCAGGGTAATAGGCACCGTGGCGATAACCGGCGATCCCGAAAAGGTCACTCCATTTGCCCTGGTGGTGAAGCGTCAGGCCGAGCTCTATCTCAGGGAGAGGATCATGCAGAGGGAGGTAATGGAGAGGGAGAGAAATCTCCAGGCGTTGGTCTCCGACGTTTTTCTGCTGAACTCCAAGGTCAGCGATCCGGAGCTGCTTCTGAACAGGGCGGAGCATTTCGGATACGATCGCTCCTCCGAATACGTCGCCTTGTCGGTGGAGACCGTCAGGTTGAGGGATTCTGCCGGGGCAGGAGTCTACAGGGATCCCGTGTTGGCCCGTCTTAGAGATGCTATGGGAGGTCCCAGGAGCCTCATGGCCGCCATGAAGATGGATCTCTACGTGGTTTTTCTCCCTCTGTCGGGGAAACTTGGGGCGGATTTGTCGGAAAGGATCGGCGAGATCTGGAATGGAGTCAGGAAGTCTCTTTCGTCCATGGGTATAGAGGCGGCGGTGGGGATAGGCAGCGGAGCCATGGGTATAGAGGAGCTTGCCCGATCATGTAAGGAGGCTCGGCTGGCTCTCAGGATCGGCAGAAAGGTGGCTCCGGGCGTCCGTTTCTATCCGATAAAGGGCTACAGGGTGGAGGAGCTTTTGTTCTTTTCTCCCCGTTCACTGACGGAGTCCATGTCCGAGAGGGAGCTGTCGCCTCTGGAGGGAAGAGGTGACACGGAGGAACTGCGCGATACCCTGACGGCCTGGTGCGAGAGCGGTTTCAACGTGGCCGAAGCGTCCCGGTCTCTTCACCTCCATCGTTCCACCGTGAACTACAGGCTGGAGAAGCTGGCTTCCATTTTCCATGTCGATGTCAGAGATTTCAGGGAGATGAGCCGGCTGTACTGGGCCATCTCCCTGGACAAGCTCATCGGTCAAAGGCGAAGGTCCTGA
- a CDS encoding GGDEF domain-containing response regulator, whose translation MRILVAEDDMTTRVMLESLLKKWGYDPVVVSDGEEAWKVLSSEEAPYLAVIDWLMPGLEGTEICRLVRERNRMNGKYQYIVLLTVQSEKEDVIRGLEAGADDYVVKPFDSQELRMRLSVAKRILDLQEKLAFFANHDQLTNLLNRHALFERLSGEMARADREGTSLSLGLLDLDHFKRINDTYGHLAGDRVLRSIAKILCRELRPYDVVGRYGGEEFVMILPGASSEEGYRILDRVRKRIGDRPLKVDDDQVELTVSMGLAEYRQGMTMDGLIARADEAMYRAKDAGRDKVSL comes from the coding sequence ATGAGGATTCTGGTAGCCGAGGACGACATGACCACCAGGGTGATGTTGGAATCGTTGCTGAAAAAATGGGGATACGATCCTGTAGTGGTCTCCGACGGAGAGGAGGCCTGGAAGGTCCTCTCCAGCGAGGAAGCCCCCTATCTGGCGGTAATAGACTGGCTTATGCCGGGACTGGAAGGTACGGAGATATGTCGTCTCGTTCGGGAGAGAAACCGGATGAACGGAAAATATCAGTACATCGTTCTCCTGACCGTGCAGAGCGAAAAAGAGGACGTAATAAGAGGGCTTGAGGCCGGGGCCGACGATTACGTGGTCAAGCCCTTCGATTCCCAGGAGTTGAGGATGAGGCTTTCCGTGGCAAAGAGGATTCTGGATCTTCAGGAGAAACTGGCATTTTTCGCCAACCACGATCAGCTGACCAATCTCCTTAATCGTCACGCCCTGTTCGAGAGACTCTCAGGGGAGATGGCCAGAGCGGATAGGGAGGGAACCTCTCTGAGTCTGGGGTTGTTGGATCTGGACCACTTCAAGAGGATAAACGATACCTACGGTCACCTGGCGGGAGACAGGGTGCTCCGTTCCATAGCGAAGATCCTATGCCGGGAGCTCAGACCATACGATGTGGTTGGACGCTACGGAGGAGAGGAGTTCGTTATGATACTTCCCGGAGCCTCGTCGGAGGAGGGGTACAGGATACTCGATCGAGTCAGGAAGAGGATCGGAGATCGTCCCCTCAAGGTGGACGACGATCAGGTGGAGCTCACCGTCTCTATGGGTTTGGCCGAATATCGGCAGGGAATGACTATGGACGGTCTTATCGCCCGAGCGGACGAAGCGATGTATAGGGCCAAGGATGCCGGTAGGGATAAGGTATCTCTGTGA